A single window of Granulicella cerasi DNA harbors:
- a CDS encoding RNA polymerase sigma factor, producing the protein MMRSQPTHAESHDQLLDRLAAEHARYLYRVAYAVARHAEDAEDAVQEAFLKLQRAGSLPAMENERAFLAKTVYRTALDRVAARKGVGSDDEEALLRVADLRPSPESLAAEGQEQALLAAWIEELPQELREALLVTAIEGMNSREAGEVLGVPEATVRTRLHRARGLLRERWQQMQSQQQNLIRRGRAEVAATEDGRAR; encoded by the coding sequence ATGATGCGATCGCAACCCACACACGCTGAGAGCCACGACCAGCTTCTTGACAGGCTGGCCGCCGAGCACGCGCGTTACCTCTATCGCGTGGCGTACGCCGTCGCGCGCCATGCGGAGGACGCCGAGGACGCTGTGCAGGAGGCGTTCCTGAAGCTACAGCGCGCTGGCTCGCTGCCGGCGATGGAGAACGAGCGAGCGTTCCTTGCAAAGACGGTCTACCGCACGGCGCTGGATCGGGTGGCGGCGCGCAAGGGAGTGGGCTCGGACGATGAAGAGGCGTTGCTGCGCGTGGCCGATCTGCGGCCCTCGCCGGAGTCGCTCGCGGCTGAGGGGCAGGAGCAGGCGCTGCTTGCGGCGTGGATCGAAGAGCTGCCGCAGGAGCTGCGCGAAGCGTTGCTGGTGACGGCGATTGAAGGCATGAACAGCCGGGAGGCTGGCGAGGTGCTGGGCGTGCCGGAGGCGACGGTGCGCACGCGGCTGCATCGTGCGCGCGGGCTGTTGCGTGAGCGTTGGCAGCAGATGCAGAGCCAGCAGCAAAACCTGATTCGCCGTGGCCGCGCCGAGGTCGCGGCCACAGAAGACGGGAGGGCGCGATGA